GGTCGGTCGGGTCGATCCGGTCGGTCGGGTCGATCCGGTCGATCTGGTCGATCTGGTCGATCCAGCCGTCGGTGACGGTGACGTCGGCGCGGTAGCGGTCGGCGCCGGTGCCGTCGACGACGGTGGCGGCGCGCAGCAGCAGGTCGGCCATCAGAAGTACGTCCGGACCAGGTCGACGACGCGGGGGTGGTCGGTGTCGGCGTGGTCGAGGACGGGGATGAGGCTCCACTTGTCGAAGGCGGTGCAGGGGTGGGAGAGGCCCAGGCGCAGCACGGCGCCGACGGGGGCGGCGGGTCCGGCGCCGCGCAGGAAGGCGTGCTGGTCGTTGAGGGCGGTGACGGCGGCGCCGGTCAACGGGCCTCTGCCGCGGACGAGTTGGGGTTCGGGCAGGCCCTCGTCGAACGGGAGGTCGCGCTTTCCGGCGTCGAGCAGGGCGAGTTCGGGTTCGGGGTGGGAGACGACCCGGGCCCAGCCGTGCATGGCGGAGCGCAGCGGGGTGGCGTCGGAAGTGCGGGAGAGCGGGGAGATGCCGCGGTAGAAGCCGTCGTCGTGGGCGAGGTAGGCGCCGGCCCGGACGACGACGACGGTGCCGGGGACCTGCCGGGTGAGCGGGGTCAACTCCTGCGCGACGGTGTCGAAGTAGGCGCTGCCGCCGGCGGTGACCACGGGGGTGGCGGTGGGGTAGTCGGGGGCGAGGCGGCGGTGCAGGTCGGCGAGGTCGGCGAGGTAGCCGCGGACGGCGGCGAGGGCGGGGTCGGAGGCGTCGTGGGCGAGGGCGCCCTCGTAGCCGCCGACGCCGGCCAGGCGCAGGGTGGGGGCGGCGAGGACGGCGGCGGCGACCTCCAGCGCGGCGGGGACGCCGCGGGCGCCGGTGCGGCCGCCGGGGCCGCCGAGTTCGACCAGGACCTCGACGGGGCGGCGGGCTCCGGCGGCGCGCAGGGCGGCGTCCATCTGCCGGACGCTGTCGGCGGAGTCGACCCAGGAGGTGAAGGCGAAGCCGGGGTCGCGGTCGAGTTCGGCGGCGATCCAGGCGAGTCCGGCGGGGTCGAGCAGGGTGTTGGCGAGCAGCAGGCGCTGGACGCCGAAGGCGCGGGCGACGCGCAGCTGCGGGAGGTTGGCGAGGGTGACGGCGTGGGCGCCGGCGGCGAGTTGGGCCTGCCAGAGGGCGGGGGCCATGGTGGTCTTGCCGTGCGGGGCGAGCAGCACGCCGGCGTCGCGGCACCAGGCGGCCATGGTGCGCAGGTTGTGGTCGAGGGCGGCGGCGTCGAGGGTGAGCAGGGGGGTGCCGAGGCCGTCGAGGGTGGGGCGGGTGGCGAGCCAGTCGCGGACGGTGCGTCCGTGGGCGGCGGCGGGGACGGCCTTGAAGCGGAAGTCGAGCGTCTCGTCGGCGAGGGCCGCGACGGCGGCGGTGTCGAGGCCGGGGCCGGACGCGGGGTCGGCGAAGTACTGCGGGCCGTCGGGGGTGCGCCGCTGCCCGGCGCCCGGCTGTTCCGGCCGCCTCGACGACGGCTCCGACGACCGCTCCGACGACGACCCCGACGACGGCTCCGGCCGCCCTTCCGCGCCCGTCCGGTCCACCGTTTCGTCCATCGCCGTGCCTCCGTTCGCAACCCCGACCCACCTGCGAGCTGGGGAGTTGCAACATGCGCAACCTCTATTGCGCATGTTGGTGATACGGTTCTAGCATTCACGCCGGACGGCGGTCAACGGACCGCGACGCGACCCGTCCACCCCTCCCACCAGGCACGCAGCACCGGGGCTCACCGCCGAGCGCCGGGCCGCGCGGGCGCCGGACGGTGGGAGCGGGGCACGGGCCCGAGGGTGAGGGAGCGGGTTTGATGGCGGATCAAGGCGGTGCGGCGGCTGCCGCCCGGGCAGTGTGCCTGGGCGAGTCGATGGCGGTGCTGCTGCCCGACCGGCCGGGGCCGTTCGAGGCCGTCGGCGCGTTCCGCCCCTCGGTGGGGGGCGCCGAGTCGAACGTGGCGGCGGCGCTGGCCGCGCTGGGCGTCCCGACGGCGTGGATCAGCCGGGTCGGCGCGGACGGCTTCGGCCGCCGGCTGACCGGCGACCTCGCGGCGGCGGGCGTGGACGTGTCGGCCGTCGCGGTCGACCCGCACCGCCCCACCGGCGTGTACCTGAAGGAGACCGGCGGCTCCGGCCTGCCGCACGACCTCGGCCCGGGCCGCTCCCGGCTGCACTACTACCGCACCGGCTCGGCGGCCTCGGCGCTCTCCCCCGCGCTGCTGGACGACCCGGCGGCCGCCGCGCTGCTGGACGCCGCGCCGCTGCTGCACCTGACGGGCATCACGCCCGCGCTGTCGGACGACTGCCTGGCCCTGGTGCGCGCCCTGCTGGCCCGCCGCCGCCCGGGCCGGCTGGTCTCCTTCGACCTGAACTGGCGCCCGGCGCTGTGGCGCCGGCGCGACCCGGCGGTGCTGCCGGAGCTGCTGGACGCCGCGGACGTGCTGCTGCTCGGCGCGGACGAGGCGCAGGACGCGTTCGGCGCGGGCGACCCGCAGGCGCTGCGCCGCCGCTTCCCCTCCCCCGCGACGCTGGTGGTCAAGGACTCCGGGCACCTGGTCACCGCGCTGGACCGGGACGGCCGCTCGGTCACCGAACCGGCGCTGCGCGTCGAGGTGGTGGAGCCGACCGGCGCGGGCGACGCGTTCGCGGCCGGCTACCTGGCGGGCACCCTGCGCGGCCTGGACCAGCGCTCCCGGCTGCGGCTGGGCCACCTGGCCGCGGCCGGCGCCCTGACCGCGCCCACCGACCACGGCACCCTGCCGGACGCCCGGACGGTGGCCGCGCTGCTGGCCGCCGACGAGCGGGACTGGGCGGCGACCCGGGTCCGCGCGTCCGGCATCGACTCCCCCGTCCTGCCCGCGCCCGATCCCGTCTCCGCCCGTTGAAGCACACCCCCCGAAGCCCCGTCCGAAGCCCCGTCCGAAGTCCCGTCCGCAGCAGCCGCCCTGAAGCACCCGACCCGAAGCACCCCACCACTCCCGGCACCCTCGAAGAACCCTCGGGACACCCATGAGCCAGACCGTCACCCGCGCCCTGCGCCTGCTCGCCGAACTCGGCGAGGGCGAACGCTCCCTCGACCAGTTGGCCGACCTGATCGGCGTGCACAAGACCACCGTGCTGCGGCTGCTGCAGAGCCTGGAGGAGGAGCGCTTCGTCCACCGCGACGCCCAGTACCGCTACCACCTCGGCGCGGGCCTGTTCGCGCTGTCCAGCCTCGCGCTGGAGCAGCGCGGCATCCGCCGCACCGCCGCCCCGCACCTCGCCGAGCTGAACGCGGCGACCGGCCAGACCGTGCACCTGGCCGCGTACGAGGGCGGCGAGGTGGTGTACATCGACAAGTACGACTCGCGGCACCCGGTGCGGATGTACTCGCGGATCGGGCTGCGCGCGGCGCTGCACAACACGGCGGTGGCGAAGGTGCTGCTGGCCGACCTGTCGCCGACCGAGCGGCGCCGGGTGGTGGACGGGATCGAGTTCACCGTGCACACCCCGAACACGATCACCAGTCCGCACGCGCTGCTGGCCGAGCTGGACCAGGTCGGCGCGCAGGGCTGGGCGCAGGACCACGCCGAGCACGAGGCGTTCATCAACTGCGTGGCCGCGCCGATCCGGGACGCCTCGGGCCGGGTGGTGGCCGCCGCGTCGATCTCCGTGCCGGACGTGGTCCTCCCGTACGAGCAGGTGCTCGACCTGCTGCCCCAACTGCTCGCCTGCACCCGGGCGATCTCCGCCGACGCGGGCCTGCCGGTCCGCGGCACCGTTCACTGACGCACCGTCAACCCACCTATGGAGCAATGCACATGAGCGACAAGATCGAGGTCCGTACCGACGGCGCGCCCGCCCCGGCCTGGATGTTCTCCCAGGGCGTGCGCAAGGGCCCGATCCTGCAGGTGTCCGGCCAGGGCCCGCAGGACCCGGCGACCGGCGAGTACCTGTACCACGGCGACGTGAAGGCGCAGACCCGGCGCACGCTGGAGAACGTGAAGGCGATCGTCGAGGCGGGCGGCGCGAGCATCGAGGACGTGGTGATGTTCCGCGTCTACCTGACCAAGCGGGCCGACTTCCCGCTGATGAACGAGGTGTACGCCCAGTTCATCGAGGAGAACGTCGCGCCGGGCGGCGTGAAGCCCTGCCGCACCACCGTCTTCGTCGAACTCCCGCAGGAGCCGATGCTGGTGGAGATCGACGCCCAGGCCGTCGTCACCTCCTGACCCCGGTCCCTGACGGACCGGCGGGGGCGGCCCGGCCGACGATCGTGCCCGCGCGGTCGATGCAGATCACGTCGACCGCGACGGGCGCGCCGAGCAGCACGCCGAGGGCGGTGGCGCGGGCCCGTTCGGCCACCAGGTCGCCGAGCGGGACGCCCGCCGCCGCGCACGACTGCAGCGCCTCCAGGGCGGTGTTGGCGGCCGCCACCCGCGCCGCCAGCGCCGCGTCCGCGCCGGCCTCCGCGGCCAGCGCGGCCAGGTGGCCCTTGTCGACCTGGGAGCGGCCGGAGTGCAGGTCGAGGTGCCCGGCGGCGAGCTTGGAGAGCTTGGCGAAGCCGCCGCAGACCGTCAGCCGCGGCACCGGGTGGCGGCGCAGGTACTTCAGGACGGCGCCCGCGAAGTCGCCCATGTCGAGCAGCGCGTCCTCGGGCAGGCCGTACTCGGTGACCACCACCTTCTCCGAGGTCGAGCCGGTCGCGCCCGCGACGTGGGTGCGACCGGCGGCCCGGGCCACGTCGATGCCGCGGCGGATCGACTCGATCCACGCCGAGCACGAGTACGGGACGACCACGCCGGTGGTGCCGAGGACGGACAGGCCGCCGAGGATGCCCAGCCGCGGGTTCCAGGTGCGCCGGGCCAGCTCCTCGCCGTGGTCGACGGAGAGTTCCACCTCCACGTCCCCGGTCCCGCCGAACTCCGCCGCCACCTCGGCGACCGCCTCGCGGATCAGCTGCCGGGGCACCGGGTTGACGGCCGGCTCGCCGACCGCCAGCGGCAGGCCCGGCTTGGTGACCGTCCCCACCCCCGGCCCGGCCCGGAACACCACGCCGCTGCCCGCCGGACCCGGCCGCACCGTGGAGCGCACCAGCGCGCCGTGCGTCACGTCCGGGTCGTCGCCCGCGTCCTTCACCACCCCGGCGCTGGCCCGGCCCTCGCCCAACTCCTCGACCGCCAGCGCGAACCCGGGCTGCTCGCCCCTCGGCAGCGTGATCACCACCGGGTCCGGGAAGCCCCCGCCGAGCAGCGCCGTGTACGCGGCCTTGGTCGCCGCGGTCGCGCACGCCCCCGTCGTCCACCCGGGCCGCAGCCCGCTGCTGCGCAACTGCCCCTTGCGCCCGCCGACCGCACCCTCACCGACCGCAGCCCCGCCGACCGAAGCCCCGTCACCGCCACTGCCACTGCCGCCGACCGCAGCAGCAGCACCATCACTGCCGCTGCCACTGCCGCCCTGCGTCTCGTCGCCGCTCACCGCTCGCCCTCCGCTCTCCTCGTCCGCTCCGACTCCCGCCGCCCCCGCCGCCCCCACCGTCCCACGCCGACCGCCCGGTTAGGGTGGTGTGTCCTGATCGCACCGGCCCCGGGAGTCCGCATGCACGTCCTGATCCTCGGCGGCACCAGCGAGGCCCGCCGGCTGGCGGACGCGCTGGCGGCCGACCCGGCGCTGCGGGTGACCAGCTCGCTGGCCGGGCGGGTGGCCCAGCCCCGGCTGCCCGCCGGAGAGGTCCGGATCGGCGGTTTCGGCGGCCCGGCCGGCCTGGCCGCCTGGCTGCGCGCGCACGCCGTGGACGTACTGCTGGACGCCACCCACCCGTTCGCCGAGCGGATCAGCCGCAACGCGGCGCTGGCCGCCGCCGACACCGGCACCCCGCTGCTGGCGCTGCGCCGCCCGAGCTGGACCGCGCAGGACGGCGACCGCTGGCACCCGGTGCCGAGCCTGGCCGCCGCCGCGGACGCGCTGCCCGCGCTCGGCACCCGGGTGTTCCTGACCACCGGGCGCCAGGGCATCGGCGCTTTCGCGCACCTGGACGGCCTGATGTTCCTGGCCCGCTCGGTGGAGCCGCCGGTGCCGCCGATGCCCGCCGTCACCGAAGTGCTGCTGGAGCGCGGCCCGTTCACCCTGGACGGCGAGCGCGCGCTGCTGCGCGCGCACCGGATCGAGGTGCTGGTGACCAAGGACAGCGGCAGCGCCGCCACCGCGCCCAAGCTGACCGCGGCCCGCGAACTGGGCCTGCCGGTGGTCGTGGTGGAGCGCCCGGCCGCCCCGGCGGGGGTGCGCACCGCCCCGGACGTGGCCGGGGCGGTCGCCTGGGTCGGCGGACTGAGGGGCTGACGGTCCGTCAACTCCCCTTCTGCTCCTCGGGGTAGCGGCGCGGCGTCCACACCACCTCGGTGTCGCCGCCGCGCCGCACCCACCGGGTCTGGGTGGAGCCGACCAGCAGCAGGGTGCGCATGTCGACGTCGGCCGGGTCGAGTTCGGCGAGCGCGACGGTGCGGACCCGCTCGGTGGGGCCGCCGACGTCCCGGGCCAGCACCACGGGGGTCTGCGGGGAGCGGTACTCCAGCAGCAGGTCGCGGGCCGAACCCACCTGTGTGGTACGGGACTTGGAGCCGGGGTTGTAGAGCGCGAGCAC
Above is a genomic segment from Kitasatospora cineracea containing:
- a CDS encoding alanine racemase, coding for MDETVDRTGAEGRPEPSSGSSSERSSEPSSRRPEQPGAGQRRTPDGPQYFADPASGPGLDTAAVAALADETLDFRFKAVPAAAHGRTVRDWLATRPTLDGLGTPLLTLDAAALDHNLRTMAAWCRDAGVLLAPHGKTTMAPALWQAQLAAGAHAVTLANLPQLRVARAFGVQRLLLANTLLDPAGLAWIAAELDRDPGFAFTSWVDSADSVRQMDAALRAAGARRPVEVLVELGGPGGRTGARGVPAALEVAAAVLAAPTLRLAGVGGYEGALAHDASDPALAAVRGYLADLADLHRRLAPDYPTATPVVTAGGSAYFDTVAQELTPLTRQVPGTVVVVRAGAYLAHDDGFYRGISPLSRTSDATPLRSAMHGWARVVSHPEPELALLDAGKRDLPFDEGLPEPQLVRGRGPLTGAAVTALNDQHAFLRGAGPAAPVGAVLRLGLSHPCTAFDKWSLIPVLDHADTDHPRVVDLVRTYF
- a CDS encoding sugar kinase — protein: MADQGGAAAAARAVCLGESMAVLLPDRPGPFEAVGAFRPSVGGAESNVAAALAALGVPTAWISRVGADGFGRRLTGDLAAAGVDVSAVAVDPHRPTGVYLKETGGSGLPHDLGPGRSRLHYYRTGSAASALSPALLDDPAAAALLDAAPLLHLTGITPALSDDCLALVRALLARRRPGRLVSFDLNWRPALWRRRDPAVLPELLDAADVLLLGADEAQDAFGAGDPQALRRRFPSPATLVVKDSGHLVTALDRDGRSVTEPALRVEVVEPTGAGDAFAAGYLAGTLRGLDQRSRLRLGHLAAAGALTAPTDHGTLPDARTVAALLAADERDWAATRVRASGIDSPVLPAPDPVSAR
- a CDS encoding RidA family protein; translated protein: MSDKIEVRTDGAPAPAWMFSQGVRKGPILQVSGQGPQDPATGEYLYHGDVKAQTRRTLENVKAIVEAGGASIEDVVMFRVYLTKRADFPLMNEVYAQFIEENVAPGGVKPCRTTVFVELPQEPMLVEIDAQAVVTS
- a CDS encoding cobalt-precorrin-6A reductase; the protein is MHVLILGGTSEARRLADALAADPALRVTSSLAGRVAQPRLPAGEVRIGGFGGPAGLAAWLRAHAVDVLLDATHPFAERISRNAALAAADTGTPLLALRRPSWTAQDGDRWHPVPSLAAAADALPALGTRVFLTTGRQGIGAFAHLDGLMFLARSVEPPVPPMPAVTEVLLERGPFTLDGERALLRAHRIEVLVTKDSGSAATAPKLTAARELGLPVVVVERPAAPAGVRTAPDVAGAVAWVGGLRG
- a CDS encoding cobalt-precorrin-5B (C(1))-methyltransferase; its protein translation is MRSSGLRPGWTTGACATAATKAAYTALLGGGFPDPVVITLPRGEQPGFALAVEELGEGRASAGVVKDAGDDPDVTHGALVRSTVRPGPAGSGVVFRAGPGVGTVTKPGLPLAVGEPAVNPVPRQLIREAVAEVAAEFGGTGDVEVELSVDHGEELARRTWNPRLGILGGLSVLGTTGVVVPYSCSAWIESIRRGIDVARAAGRTHVAGATGSTSEKVVVTEYGLPEDALLDMGDFAGAVLKYLRRHPVPRLTVCGGFAKLSKLAAGHLDLHSGRSQVDKGHLAALAAEAGADAALAARVAAANTALEALQSCAAAGVPLGDLVAERARATALGVLLGAPVAVDVICIDRAGTIVGRAAPAGPSGTGVRR
- a CDS encoding IclR family transcriptional regulator: MSQTVTRALRLLAELGEGERSLDQLADLIGVHKTTVLRLLQSLEEERFVHRDAQYRYHLGAGLFALSSLALEQRGIRRTAAPHLAELNAATGQTVHLAAYEGGEVVYIDKYDSRHPVRMYSRIGLRAALHNTAVAKVLLADLSPTERRRVVDGIEFTVHTPNTITSPHALLAELDQVGAQGWAQDHAEHEAFINCVAAPIRDASGRVVAAASISVPDVVLPYEQVLDLLPQLLACTRAISADAGLPVRGTVH